The sequence GAAGCGGCGCGCCGTCGAAATCAAAACTCCTGGCCACGCCGCCGAGGCTCACGCCCTCTGGCAGCGCCTGGGCGCTCCTGCCCTCAGTCTCTTCGCCTGCTAAATCGGGTGCGCCTTGCAGCGGTGGCTCTGGAGCGACCGGCGTTTGAATCTGCGGCGCCGGAGCTACAGGAGCAGCGGCCGCTGGGGCCGCTGGGTTACCCAGTAGTTCGTCGGCGGCACCGTTGGGAGCCGCAGCGTTGCCTCCGAGGTTTACGGGAGGCGCACCTTGGGTCAAATTGCCAGTGGCGGCATTGGCTGGAACATTTACGGGAGCATTTGCTCCATTAGCTGGCGCATTGGCGGCGGCTGGATTAGCTAAATTGCCCTCAATATTTGCAGCGTTGGCATTAGTAATATTTTGGGTAGCAGCATTGGCTGCCGCGGCATTGTTAGCGGCGCCGTTTTGTAATGCGGCCTTGGCTGCAGCGTTAGCATTGATATTAGCATTGGGACCGACATTGTTTGCCGGACCAGCAGCAGCTGCTGCTGCATTAGCCCCGCCTACATCATCCTGAGCAACGCCGACTAAAGTCATGCTGTCTAATACGACTAGCCCATCATCGGGTTCGGTGGCAGGAAGGCGCACATCAAACTTATCGATCATCTCAGAGCTATTACCTTTACCGTCGTCAAAATCCTCTAATTTGCTGTCGTCGTTCTCCGTACCGCTGCCATTAGCCGGTGGAGCCGCAGGCGACGGAACTACTTGAGACGGCGGCGTCGTCATTGGCACTGGCGCACGACCGGCAGGCATCATCATGGGCTGAGCCGGGGGTACGACCATGCCTGATGGTGGTAACGCCGGTGATAATCCCGGTGGCACTGCCATTGGCATTGGCATCGACTGGGGCATCATCATAGGAGTGAAGGGCACACCCTGGGGCTGGATCGCGGGTGCAACAGATGGGCGGTTCATGACTGGTTGGGCAACGGGCTGTGTCGTTGACGGCACTACCGGACTTGCAATGACGGGGGTGGCCAGCGTCGGTGTAGCTAGCGCGGGGGCCGCGGGAAGCGGAGCGCTTGCAGGTATCACCTCGGTACCAGCGCTGGGTGGTGTGTCATTAAAAACGGCAGCACCGGGATCATTAATGAAAGGCTTTGGTACACCAAAGGACGGCAATTGATCACTACCGCGCACAAGGTCTGGCATAAGATTAGCTGCTGCAAGTAGCTGCGCTTCGCCAACCGGCGCCTCACCAATAGCGTTATTGCCAAAATAGCGATCAGGCAGGGCGAATGTCAGCATGACATTACCGGACTTAGTAAACAATCTTGGTTTTACCGCATCCCGCATCGTTAAAACGACGTCAACGTGGTCGTCAGTTTGGCGGAGACGAATAAAAGCGACCGGGGATTTGAATTCGCGAGCATCGATATCACGACGAATTTTATGGCGCATTTGAGCGCCGAGAAAGCGGACGACGAGTTCCGGCTGACCGGCTTTGTTGACCTCTTGAAAGAATTTAAATGGAGGCTTACCCATGGTTACCATCTCAACCCGGACAACAGCATCTTTCTCTAGGTAGTCGTAGCCGACCCAATGCAAACGCGGCTTATCGGCAGCAACAACTGCACTAATTGGCTGTACGGTCGGGGTAGTAGTTGACTGAGACCCGGGCAGTTCGTTGTTTGGTTGATCGGGCACCAAGCCCACGGACGTTGTATTAGCGTTTGCAAGCGTTGTGGCCGTATTCTGCGAGCCGAGGGTTTGATTCGTTTCTAATCCCTGCACTTCTCCGACAATGTTGCCAGGGGTATTAACAGCGTTTGGTATGGGATTAGCAGGAATCAAATTCCCACTTTGACCTAGATTACCGTCAGCCGGTGGTGCGCCTGTATCAGTCGTATCGGCGACATCGTCAAAATCAGCTTCCTCATTGCCAGTACTGTTGGCGTTCAGCTGATTCTCGGATGCCATTATTTCGTCGCCGCCATCTTCATCCGGCGTCTCAGAATCCGAAGCGCACGAATAAAATGACACTGCTGCGAGAAGCGGCGGCCACACTAAAGCGTAGCGTTTGCTCATTGATCACCTCCGACTTCTGCATCTTCAGGTTCTGGCATCTTATTTTGCTGTATTATTTTCGGACCTAAGTTTTTACCGACCTCTTGAGATCGTTCCTTCATTTCCTTCTCTGCGGCTTCCTTGAACTTGTTGGGATTTGCCGCTTCCTCGGCCTCGCGCTTTTCTTTTTCCTCTTTAGCCTTACGATCTCTTTCCAAGACCTGATCAAAAGTTTCTTCGGCATTCTTGTCGATAATCTTGGTTTCCTTCTGCCCTGGATCGAAGACTTGTTTCTCCACTTTTTTAGGTGGCTTACCACCCAGATATATGCTGGTGGGTTTGTAATGTTTTTTACCGTCGTGCAACAACACAAACTCTTCAACGATTACTCTATCTGGGCCAATGCTAACGACTTTGCCCCCCCGGTTACCCATTTGTGTGCCCTTAGTGACTACGACACCCTCTTCAGCAATGCCATTAGCGCCTTCCTTAGCTGACGGAGCCATCACGAGAGCCTTACGCACCCCTGAGGATCCCTGCCAAATCCCGACAACCTTGAGCTTTGTCAGCTCATGCTTTTGCAAATTATTGACGATTGCTATTTCAAGGGAATCGATATCTCTTCTGGTTTTCTTTCCGGTACCTAACGCATGGAGTGACTTAGAACTACCGTCCTCATTGAGGGTCATAGGTGGTACAAATGGGTCATCTTTGCCGTACGAGACGTATTGAAAATCTATCGAGGGCTCCGTGATCTCCTCAATATTAAGATCTTTAGTGATATCAACTCCTACGACTGATTTTGCACTACTAACTTTTGCTGCATCAGAGGATTTTTTCGGCGGGGATTTGAACGTCTTTTTAGCAGATTTTGTACTCTCAGCGAGTATGGGATGAGAGTGATTTAGCGCGGCAAAAATCATGATGACCGCCACTAACCTGATGACAAATTTTGTATTCATACCAGACAAGAACTTACGTCTCCCCCGCCATCAATTAACAGACCTAAAAGCGCCCAACGCTACTTTGTCTACTGCACGGTACGGCACCTGGATGGCTGCATCTTCGTTATTTTGTGAGTTCTTTCTATTGCGTTTATTACCTTCCGTTCTGCTCTCATTAGGGGCAGCGCCATCCCCAGTAGTTGGCTGGTTCACTACTTCATCACCGCCCATAGACCGATAAACGGCCATAGTCACCTTAGCCCTGACCATGAGATTCTCGCGTGCCTGAATCGCTTTTTTGTATTTGGAGAGATTTTGTTGTTCAGCCGCGTCAGTGGGTGTGGCACCATTCAGGGTCTCCGCTATCTTCATAGCGTCCCGCGTACTCATTCTTCTGATGTCGATACCCTTGACGAAGACGGTTCCATCTAAATGGATCAGACCGTTTAAAAAATCCGTGACCTTAGCAAATACTCCGTCGACCACTACACTTATAGGTAACTCCACGTAGGGATAGGGATCCTGCTTTCTCACCTCATCCTGCGGCAAAAACTCCCGAATCACGACATCAGCACCATTGGCTATAGTGGCGATTTTCTCAAGAATATCCTCTATTTTATACTGATCCGGTAGCTTTCTCTTAGCCTTTGCCAGCTGCTCCTGAGTGGTCTGAAAATCTTTCTCAAGCTTTGGCAGGTTGGCATGTTTATTACTCGCCTCACGAAATTTATTGCGTGCCTCATCTACCTTCTGCTCTAACTCAGACACGGACTCCTCTAAAATCGCACCCTCATCAAAGTAGATATAAGCCGCCGGCAAAATTCCAATTACAGTCACGGCCAGAAGGCGACCCCATAGGGGCAAGATTTTGTAGCGCTCGCGTAGTTCGTTAAGGGCTGACATCGATAGCTCTCTTTAAAAGGACCTCTTTTTGCGACTTAAGCCGGTATCCGTATTTCTAATGACGACATCTTCCATAGGAGGGGGTATTTCAAAAAAGGACTGGAGAGGATTAGCCTTTTCTGGAGCGAAATTCTCGGCCCGCTCAACTATCCGACCGAGGATTTTGAATTCCGGGTAGATACTAAGCTCATCAAAGTCGGAGTCAGCCGCAATAGGTGTTTTAGCGCTTTTGAGAACGATATTTTCAAAACTGATTTTAGTCCGCGGGTCGACCGACTTTTCGTCTTGATTCTGTGTTGATCTCATTCCAGACATATATTCAGCAGTAAGAATATTATCAAAGGCCTGACCTTCAACTGCATAGCTGCTATTGTCGTTATCGCTATCGCTGGATTTTTCGACCTGCCCGCGCAGGTCTAAGTCGGTCTTACCCGCACTCCCGAGGGAGATATGTGTGAGCCACAGGCCTGAGGGTTTAAAGTTTTGGAGATGCTCCAGAGCTATGACTAGCTTATATTTACCAAGTTTAGAGACTGTAATAGTTTGCAGCGCTCGAATTTTGGACTCGAGTTGGGCTATGTCGGAGCCTAGATTTTTGAATCGCTCTAGGTCAGGAGTAAGCTTATTAGTCGCCTCAACCTTACTCTGATGCTCTGTCGTCAGCGCGTCGATCTTTTCGCGGATTGTATCGTGGTAGTTATTAACGGCGATAAAGGCGCCAATGCCCACGGCAATCAGCACCAAGATATCGGGTATGTACCAATATTCGTTATCAAGTTCATCGACCGGACAAAGGTTGACCTTAATCATATTAGGCTTGGTCCCCCATAGAGCGGAGTCCAAGTCCTATAGTTACTCCGTAAACAGCTCCCTGATTGAGCAGTTGCTCCATCTTAAACTTTTTGGCATCGATATTGATTTGCTGAAATGGATTAATAATCTGAACAGGTACATGCATAGCCGCTGCAATCGCCGCATCCAATCCTAGAATGCGCGATCCGCCACCGGTCAAAAATACGCTGGAAACTACAGCACCACCCCCTGCCCCTTGGACGAAGTAATCAATGGCAACTTGCACGTCTGCCACCAGGTGATCGTTAAGCTCAGCGATCGCCTTGCCTGCTTCGGGCGGTAGATTGCCACTCCCTGAAGATGCCGCAATTTTGAGCGCCTCAGCGTTTTCGCGGTCAACACCGAGAGCCTCGGCGATGCGACGCGTATACTCTTCGCCGCCCATAGGTACGTCGCCTGTATATACGTACTCTCCCCCTTGCATCAGCAAGACCTGCGAGGCCGATGCACCAATCTTCAAAATGGCGGACAGTCCGTCGATCTTACCGTAGTTGTGTTCAAACATATTAGCGATACTGAACGCATCACATTCGACCACGCCAGCGCGCATGCCAATTCTATGCAAGATGGTGATGTACTGTTCTACCGTCTCACGCCTTGCACCAACCACGAGCACCGACTGGGCGTTACCGTCTTTAGCCTTGCCGAGGACAAAGAAGTCTAGATAGATATCAGACATATCCGCCTGGAACTGCTGCTCAGCCTCGAAATAAACTTGCTCGGCGAGTTCGCTGCCCTCTTTGGCTTCGATCTCCAGGCGTTTGATCAGCACTGCACTACCACTGACACAGAACGACGCCCGCCGGCCCCGCGGTCTAATTTTCAATTTACGCAGTAATTCTTTGAGCTTTTGCTCGACGATCAAATTGTCTTGTACCACGCCGTCAACTACGGCGCCGAGGGGCAAGGTTTCAAGCCCAAGAGTCGTGAGTTTTTTTTGTTTACCACCGGCTAGCTCGGCTACCTTAATGGCAGACGATCCAACGTCAATGGCGATGAGAGGGCGCTTGAACATGCTGCTACCGACAAATTTTTGTTTGCTGATTTAAGGGCGGAGGCGCAGTACTTCTGCTTGAAAATCGGAAAGTATCGTGTAGGCACAACTGACAGCGAGGCAGTGGGAAGTAGTCTCCCACTACCATTGTTTCATTGCCACCAGACTGGCGTCAACGTTCGTACAGTTTTGGTGGCGGGAATTTGACGATCTGCGTCAAGACGACTAGCGTTTGTCCTTTAGAAACTTAGCCAAGTCTGCGGCAAATCCACCGCCGGTAGGCGTACTTGGAGCTGCAGGTTCCGCGCCCTTAGCAAAGAGGGCATCAAGCTTGGAGCGGGCCGTGTCAGTCGCGGCCTTGCCCACTGAGGCACCGGGGCTAAAGTAGCTGCAAAAGTTGGAGCGATCTTTCTCCTTGACCCACTCGGCCTGCTCCTCACGACAGGCGCGGGAGGCACCCGGATCGTAAAACTTACAGTTCAGGCATACCCTGGCATCGCGCCGGCAGCCCGGACACTCGGAACTACGCGCCACCGGGGGGGAGAGCTCCCAGCTGTGCTGACAGTGATGACATCGCAGGACCAACACCCGACTTAAAACCCCAGCAATTTCACTTGGCAACGGCACAAGAATCAGGCTAAAAAAAGCTCCAATAGTCATGCTCATTTGGCGTATAGTTAGCAGACACGGGGGCCCGGTGCAAGGCGCACATTGCCCCCCCGAGACACTTGGACATTTGGAGGGACACCGCCGTGATCTACAACTCGATTCTTGAGACCATTGGCCGGACCCCACTCGTCAAGCTCAACCGTGTCGGGGCTAGTTTGCAATGTAACCTGTACGCCAAGTGCGAGTTTTTTAACCCAGGTGGTTCGATCAAAGATCGGATCGGCTACCAAATGGTTGCGGACGCTGAACGCACCGGCCGCATCAAACCAGGCGACACCCTGATCGAACCCACGAGCGGCAACACGGGGATCGGCATAGCCATTGCCGGCGCTATCAGGGGCTACCGTATCATCATCACCATGCCGGAAAAGATGAGCCGCGAGAAGCAAGTGATTCTCGAAGCGCTCGGCGCGGAAATCATCCGTACCCCGACCGACGCGGCTTGGGACTCCCCCCTCAGTCACATTGGGGTGGCTAAGCGTCTGCAGAAGGAACTACCGAACGCCCACATCCTCGATCAATACTCAAACCCGTCCAACCCTAACGCTCACTATTACGGCACCGGCGTCGAAATTTTGGCTGACATGAACGACAAGATCGACATGATCGTCATGAGTGCGGGCACCGGTGGCACCATCACTGGCGTGGCCAAGAGGATCAAGGAGCGGTTACCCAACTGTAAAGTGGTGGGTGTTGACCCTGTGGGCTCGATCCTGGCAGGTCCGGGTCCTATCTGTTCCTATAAGGTCGAGGGGATAGGATATGACTTCATACCCGATGTACTTGATCGGAGCCTAGTCGACACCTGGGTCAAGACTGCAGATCGGGAGTCGTTCCAGATGGCGCGACGCCTCATTGCCGAGGAGGGACTCCTCTGCGGTGGATCATGCGGCGCCGTGATGTACGCTGCACTCAAAGAGGCTAAGTCACTCGCCAAGGGGCAAAACTGCGTCGTCATACTACCTGATGGCGTGCGCAATTATATGACCAAATTCATCGACGACAAGTGGATGCGGGACAACCGCTTCACTGGTGTCAGCGCCATCGAGGGGCAGGTGGGACTGCTACTCAAATCCAAGCCGAACGTCATCAGCATGGTCCATACCGACACGGTGCGCGAGGCGATTGGATTGATGAAGGAGCGTGGTATTTCACAAATACCTGTAACCCACGCCGGTAGCATTATTGGGATGGTGAAAGAGGGCGACCTACTAAGCTATCTGGCCAGCGGTGAAATCGGCTCCGACACCATCCTCGGCGATGTGATGGACCGCAACGTACCGACGGTTGAGGAGTCTACTCCGGTCAGCGCGCTGCAAGAGATTCTCATGTACGCACCTTGTGCTGTGGTGATCGACGACAAGCGCCACCCACTGCACATTTTGACCAAGATTGATTTGGTAGATTGGCTAGTTAAGCATCCTGGTGCCAATAACTAGCTAGTGCTCAGGTAGCTTTAGCCTCGACGCGTCGCAGGGCATGCCGCCACAGCTGTTGCTGGGCGGTAATGTAGTCTTGATTGATGCGGCGCATCCGGACGGCTAACTCCTCGGCGCAGGCACGGTAAAAGCGCACCGAAACCTCGGGCGCCGCACTTTCCAACCAGACATGAAATCGCGTCGCATCCAGAGAGAACAGATCACAGGCCGTCTCGGCAATGACAGTAGCCGACCTTGGTGCATTATCTATCAGACTAAGCTCGCCAAAATTGGCTCCCTCTTCGAGCATAGCGAGCCGACTCATCGTGGTTGAGCCAGATTCGTTGCGGTAAATCGACACCCGTCCTGAAATAATCACGTAGAGGCCTCGCGTCGGCTCGCCTTCGATAATGACGTGAGCGTGAGGCTTGACCTGAATGATTTCACCAATGCTTGATATGGCCGTCAAATCGTCGTTGGTAAAGCGGGCAAATATACGAATCACCGAGAGATTAACCGGTGGTAGCGTACTCATGCCGCTACTCCCGTCATGTTATCGAGCTGATGATGCTCAACTGTCTCAGCGTGATCGATATCGGCCTCGGTACCAAATACCAGGTCATTGAGTGTGAGGAGGTTGATCGCGCCACTCTTAGCCAGGGCACGGATACGGCCTGTCAGTTTCATCTCGACAAAACGGTAATTCTGCTCGGCGCCAGTAAAGTTCTCCAGATCCTCAGTCCAGCTTGACGCCAGTTCCGTCGGAGCCTTGCTGAGGAGCAGCTCGCGTATATGCTCAGGAGCACTTGATAGGAACGTAAGTAAGTCTTCACGCTCCAGCCCAAGCACAATCTCGAGCAAGTGGCCGTCTTTAAGGTATGGCATCAGTTCAACAGTAACCAACTTGAGCTTGATGGCACGAGCAGCCTCGGTATTGGTGCGCATCAGATTCTGCATGAGTGATCTCTGCTCATCGAGCGAGGCTTTGTCCATCAGGTCAAAGAGAATCTCCGAAGACCTCAGGTTTTCCACATCGAATTCAGGGCGCGCGCTGACTTTACGTTGTAGGGCCACGGCGATATTGGCCAAGAATTCCTTGGGAATTGGCTCACCGCGGCAAAGCTCCTGCATCAGATCAATCTTAGGCTGGCCGGTATACATCTCAAAAACCGCACGTCGACGCTTGGGATCAAGCTGCGTCATGACGATGGCTTGCACTTTGGGTTTCTCATCGATGATCAAATTGTAAATCTGTACGGCATCGAGCTGCTGCAAGAACTCAAACCGCTCGACAGCCTTACGGGTAAGCACCCGGATTTCATTGGCTGTAACCCGCGTCTTCAAAGCTGTGAGCAGGCGGAATTCCTGCTCAGGTGTGAATTCAAAAGTCGACTTGTGATAAAACTCGCTAAGCTCGTAGAGCTCCCGCTGTAAGTTCGGGTCAGCCAAGAGCTCGAATACGACCAACTGTCCAAACAGATGCACATATTTGGCAGTAGCCTCGATGCCGTCCTCACTTAACAGTCGCGAAAAAGTCTCTTTTGCAAGGCGCGGGTGCTCGACAAAAATTTTGTTTAATTCAGCACGCAGATCCTCATTCTTAAGACGCAGAGCAATGTCTTTGCGACCAGCATCATCCGTATCCTCGGTGGCATGGCTCACCTGGAGCGAATCGTTGGCAGGCTTTTCCGCCTGCCCCACGGCTCGCAGTGATTTGCCCTGCGCCTCATACATCATGAGATTCGCATCACGGTTAGCACGTGCATAACGCATGAGGACAAATAGGATCATCCCAACGAGCAGCATAAACCCGGCCAGGTAGGACATCCATTGCCAG is a genomic window of Deltaproteobacteria bacterium containing:
- a CDS encoding pilus assembly protein PilP, with product MSGMNTKFVIRLVAVIMIFAALNHSHPILAESTKSAKKTFKSPPKKSSDAAKVSSAKSVVGVDITKDLNIEEITEPSIDFQYVSYGKDDPFVPPMTLNEDGSSKSLHALGTGKKTRRDIDSLEIAIVNNLQKHELTKLKVVGIWQGSSGVRKALVMAPSAKEGANGIAEEGVVVTKGTQMGNRGGKVVSIGPDRVIVEEFVLLHDGKKHYKPTSIYLGGKPPKKVEKQVFDPGQKETKIIDKNAEETFDQVLERDRKAKEEKEKREAEEAANPNKFKEAAEKEMKERSQEVGKNLGPKIIQQNKMPEPEDAEVGGDQ
- the pilM gene encoding type IV pilus assembly protein PilM: MFKRPLIAIDVGSSAIKVAELAGGKQKKLTTLGLETLPLGAVVDGVVQDNLIVEQKLKELLRKLKIRPRGRRASFCVSGSAVLIKRLEIEAKEGSELAEQVYFEAEQQFQADMSDIYLDFFVLGKAKDGNAQSVLVVGARRETVEQYITILHRIGMRAGVVECDAFSIANMFEHNYGKIDGLSAILKIGASASQVLLMQGGEYVYTGDVPMGGEEYTRRIAEALGVDRENAEALKIAASSGSGNLPPEAGKAIAELNDHLVADVQVAIDYFVQGAGGGAVVSSVFLTGGGSRILGLDAAIAAAMHVPVQIINPFQQINIDAKKFKMEQLLNQGAVYGVTIGLGLRSMGDQA
- a CDS encoding cystathionine beta-synthase, with translation MIYNSILETIGRTPLVKLNRVGASLQCNLYAKCEFFNPGGSIKDRIGYQMVADAERTGRIKPGDTLIEPTSGNTGIGIAIAGAIRGYRIIITMPEKMSREKQVILEALGAEIIRTPTDAAWDSPLSHIGVAKRLQKELPNAHILDQYSNPSNPNAHYYGTGVEILADMNDKIDMIVMSAGTGGTITGVAKRIKERLPNCKVVGVDPVGSILAGPGPICSYKVEGIGYDFIPDVLDRSLVDTWVKTADRESFQMARRLIAEEGLLCGGSCGAVMYAALKEAKSLAKGQNCVVILPDGVRNYMTKFIDDKWMRDNRFTGVSAIEGQVGLLLKSKPNVISMVHTDTVREAIGLMKERGISQIPVTHAGSIIGMVKEGDLLSYLASGEIGSDTILGDVMDRNVPTVEESTPVSALQEILMYAPCAVVIDDKRHPLHILTKIDLVDWLVKHPGANN
- a CDS encoding cyclic nucleotide-binding domain-containing protein, with product MSTLPPVNLSVIRIFARFTNDDLTAISSIGEIIQVKPHAHVIIEGEPTRGLYVIISGRVSIYRNESGSTTMSRLAMLEEGANFGELSLIDNAPRSATVIAETACDLFSLDATRFHVWLESAAPEVSVRFYRACAEELAVRMRRINQDYITAQQQLWRHALRRVEAKAT